AGTCCGCGGCGCAACGCCCGACCTCGGGGCCGTCGCGGGGCTTGACGCGCGGGGCGTGATCCTGACGGCCCGCGCTGACGAGTCCTCTCCTTACGACGTCGTCTCTCGGTTCTTCGCGCCGGGTGCGGGCGTCCCAGAGGACCCGGTGACGGGCTCTGCCCACTGCGCCATCGGCCCCCACTGGGCGACGGAACTGGGGCGTGACGAGGTCTCCTGCTTTCAGGCGTCCCGCCGCGGCGGCCACGTCGGCGTCCGCGTCGTTGGCGACCGGGTCGAGCTGACCGGCCACGCGGTCACCGTCCACCGCGCCGAACTGGCGCCCGGTGCATCCCCATGAGCCGGACCCCGCTGATGACGCCTGAGCGCGTCCGCCGCACCGTCACGCGCCTCGCCTACGAGGTCATCGAGCGGAACCGTGGGGTCGACGGGCTGCTCGTGTTCGGCCTCAAGAGCCGCGGCGCCGCGCTCGCCGATCGACTGGCGGACGCCCTGGAACAGGCTTCGGGCAAAGCGATCGAACGGCACGCGCTGAGTATCGCCGGTTTCCGCGATGACCGAGACGGAGACCAAGCCGCTCTTCCCGACGACGCGCCGAGCGCTGAAGGCCGGGATGTCCTCCTCGTGGACGATGTGCTGTTTACTGGGAGGACGGCTCGCGCTGCGCTCGACGCCGTCCTCCAGTACGGCCGGCCCAAGACGATCCGCCTCGCCGTGCTCGTCGATCGCGGCCACCGCGAGGTCCCGGTCCACCCCGACTTCGTGGGGAAGGTCATCCCAACCAAACACGATGAGCGCGTCGTCGTGGACCCGAGCGAGCCGGCCGTCTACCTAGAGGACTGACCGGCTCCGCCCACCTCGCCGCCGAGGCGGCCGGGATCAGCTACTGGCCCGCCGTGTAGATCCGGACCTCCTGCCCCGGATTGAGACGCTCGCCCCGATCCGGTTCCTGGCGGACGACCTGGCCCTCGACCGCCCGCGGCGAATCGACCCACAGCTCGGCGTCGCTGATCGCCGCGCGCGCCTCGCTGACCGACATCCCAACGACGTTGGGTACCGTCACCTGGCGGCCGTTCTCGACGCCCGGGCTGATCCAGAGCGTCACGCGTGTCCCCACCGGCACGCGGCTCTCCGCCGCCGGCTCCTGGCGGGTGATGGTGTTCTCATAGGGCGTCCGCACCGTGTCGAGTTCGACGCGGTCCACCACCAGCCCGCGGTCTCCGATGTCCTCGCGCGCCTTCGCCTCCGACAGCGAGATCACCCGGGGCACCACTACGAGCTGCTTCGGACTGACGTTGACGTAGTAGTAGATGCGCCGGCCGGGCTTCACCATCGTCCCCGCTGCTGGGCTCTGGTCGACGATCACATCGGCTGGGACGTTGGGGTTGTAGGGCTGCTCGCGCGCTTCCCACTCCAGCCCGGCGAGCAAGAGCGTGTTCTGTGCGTCGTCTGGCGTCAGCTCTTTCACGTCGGGGACGGTCACCGCCGCGTCATGCCGCGTCCAGATTGGCATCACGGCGAAGTTGAACAACAGGGCGAACAGGACGAGTCCCAGAGCGATCGCGACGAGGCCGAGCCAAAAGGCGCGGTCGGAGAGAACGGACAGGAAGCCTCCGTGATCGGAGCGTGCCATGATGAGGGGGACGAGGGGGCGCCCCGGGCATCGGTGGCGCGTCCTTAAAGATACCCGATCTGCCGGGCGCCTCCGCCCTCACAATCGCCTCACCTCCTCTCCATCGCCTGTCCATGGACACCCCCGGAATAGGTCCGTACCATGGTTCTCCGCAGCAAGGGAATGGTCGTCCGCGACCAACGCCGAGCCGCCCTGTTCTCTATCGGATGACGGATCAGACCGCCCCGCGAGGCGGCCCGGCAAAGGGTTCGTGAACCCCGCCGCGGCGCTTGCGGTCGGCAGCATCCGACCCGTACCATGGGTTCCCCTCTCGCGAGGGGCAGGGGCCTCGCCATCCGGCATCTGCCGGGTCTCGGAATCGAAAGACAAGAGACGGTGAAGCGCTTGACACCTGGCTACGGAATCCGTAGATTGGCAGGACGCCCTGGAAGCAAAGCTGGTCTCGACCAGCCGTTCTCCTCGGCACCGTTCATTGAGAGATTGGAAGCATAGCGAGCCCTCGTCGGCCGCTCTCCCACTGGTTCGCCAGCGGGTAGCGGACAGACGAGAATAAGTCAACCTGGACTGCTTCGGCAGTCCAACCAAAAAAGCTCAACAGCAGGCGATGTCGGAGACGGCATCGCAACTCGATCCCTGACCCGAGTCTTCGGACTCATCAGGAGATCAACCTCTCTACTACGGAGAGTTTGATCCTGGCTCAGGACGAACGCTGGCGGCGGGCTTAACACATGCAAGTCGAACGAGAAAGGGGCCTTCGGGCCCTGAGTAAAGTGGCGCACGGGTGAGTAACGCGTAGGCAATCTGCCCTCAGGCGGGGAATAACCACGGGAAACCGTGGCTAATACCACATAACGTCGGAGGTCCGCATGGACCACCGACCAAAGGCTTCGGCCACCTGAGGATGAGCCTGCGTCGGATTAGCTAGTTGGTGGGATAACAGCCCACCAAGGCAACGATCCGTAGCGGGTCTGAGAGGATGATCCGCCACACTGGCACTGAGACACGGGCCAGACTCCTACGGGAGGCAGCAGTGAGGAATATTGCGCAATGGAGGAAACTCTGACGCAGCCACGCCGCGTGCAGGAAGACACCCCTCAGGGGCGTAAACTGCTTTTGTACGGGAAGAACACCTCCTCTCGGGGAGGTCTGACGGTACCGTACGAATAAGGACCGGCTAACTCCGTGCCAGCAGCCGCGGTAATACGGAGGGTCCAAGCGTTGTCCGGAATCACTGGGTGTAAAGGGTGCGCAGGCGGGCTTGTAAGTCAGGGGTGAAAGCCACCGGCCTAACCGGTGAATTGCCCTTGATACTGCAAGTCTTGAGTCCCGGAGAGGCTATCGGAATTCGTGGTGTAGCGGTGAAATGCGTAAATATCACGAGGAACACCTAATGCGTAGGCAGATAGCTGGACGGGTACTGACGCTCAGGCACGAAAGCGTGGGGAGCGAACAGGATTAGATACCCTGGTAGTCCACGCCGTAAACGATGGATGCTCGATGTTGCACCGCTTCAGGTGCAGTGTCTAAGCTAACGCGTTAAGCATCCCACCTGGGGAGTACGATCGCAAGGTTGAAACTCAAAGGAATTGACGGGGGCCCGCACAAGCGGTGGAGCATGTGGATTAATTCGATGCAACGCGAAGAACCTTACCCAGGCTCGAACGCTACCGGACAGGTCCTGAAAGGGACCCTTCTTCGGACTGGTAGCGAGGTGCTGCATGGCTGTCGTCAGTTCGTGTCGTGAGATGTTGGGTTAAGTCCCGCAACGAACGCAACCCCTATCGCTAGTTACCAGCGGGTTATGCCGGGGACTCTAGCGAGACTGCCTGCGCAAGCAGTGAGGAAGGTGGGGACGACGTCAAGTCATCATGGCCCTTACGCCTGGGGCTTCACACGTGCTACAATGGCCGGTACAATGGGCAGCCACTCCGCGAGGAGGAGCGAATCCATAAAGCCGGTCTCAGTTCGGATCGGAGTCTGCAACCCGACTCCGTGAAGCTGGAATCGCTAGTAATCGCGTATCAGCAACGACGCGGTGAATACGTTCCCGGGCCTTGTACACACCGCCCGTCAAGCCATGGAAGTTGAGGGCGCCCGAAGTCCGTGACCCAACCCCTCGGGGAGGGAGCGGCCGAAGGTGAACTCAGTGACTGGGGCTAAGTCGTAACAAGGTAGCCGTACCGGAAGGTGCGGCTGGATTACCTCTCACAGAGCTCGACGCTCCTCTGCCCGCAGCGCTCTGCGCTGGTGGCCGACATGGGCTCGCTATGCTTCTCTCTCTCAACCTCGGTGTCACCGGGTGTTCGAAGGCGCTTCATGGGTAGGCTCTCAAAGCCTCCCTATGTTCTGTGCCCGCCGGATGGCGACCCATCCACGAGGCCTCGGCCTCTGTTCTTTTAGACCGTTGTTGGTCCGCTCCCACCGGAGCGACCGTCCAGCCAAACGCCCGGTGGCGTGACGCGGGACTGTAGCTCAGGTGGTTAGAGCGCACGCCTGATAAGCGTGAGGTCGGAGGTTCAACTCCTCCCAGTCCCACCGCTGGCGCGCTGCATCGCAGTAGCCAGGCACGCTTATCGGGGCCATAGCTCAGTTGGTAGAGCGCCTGCTTTGCAAGCAGGATGTCGGGGGTTCGAATCCCTCTGGCTCCACTCCCTGGCACCCGAGATCGCTTCAATCGATCGCAGACGAGAGTCCGGGTGGCAGACCGGAGATCTTCCTCGGAGGTGACCCGGACGGTTCTTTGACGTGTTGATAGCCGTAGCAAAACTGCATCAGGGTCGAACCTGACGCTGACTAGTCCTTCGGGGCGTCGGCAGATGGTTCGTCTTGCTGAGTAAAAGCATCGAGCGACTCTGGATCGATCCAGAAATCGTTACGTAGACTCATACGAGGTCGCATCAAGCGACCAAGAGCACACGGCGGATGCCTTGGCACAAGAAGGCGATGAAGGACGTGATAAGCTGCGATAAGCGTCGGGGAGGGGCAAATACCCTGCGATCCGACGATCTCCGAATGGGAAAACCCAGCGGGTTGAAGACCCGTTACCTGCAGGTGAAAACATAGCCTGTAGGGGCTAACCTGGCGAACTGAAACATCTAAGTAGCCAGAGGAAGAGAAAACAACAGTGACTCCCCAAGTAGTGGCGAGCGAACGGGGACCAGCCTAAACCGACAGCATTTCGGTGCTGTCGGGGTTGTAGGACCTGCATACG
This sequence is a window from Rubrivirga marina. Protein-coding genes within it:
- a CDS encoding PASTA domain-containing protein yields the protein MARSDHGGFLSVLSDRAFWLGLVAIALGLVLFALLFNFAVMPIWTRHDAAVTVPDVKELTPDDAQNTLLLAGLEWEAREQPYNPNVPADVIVDQSPAAGTMVKPGRRIYYYVNVSPKQLVVVPRVISLSEAKAREDIGDRGLVVDRVELDTVRTPYENTITRQEPAAESRVPVGTRVTLWISPGVENGRQVTVPNVVGMSVSEARAAISDAELWVDSPRAVEGQVVRQEPDRGERLNPGQEVRIYTAGQ
- the pyrR gene encoding bifunctional pyr operon transcriptional regulator/uracil phosphoribosyltransferase PyrR gives rise to the protein MSRTPLMTPERVRRTVTRLAYEVIERNRGVDGLLVFGLKSRGAALADRLADALEQASGKAIERHALSIAGFRDDRDGDQAALPDDAPSAEGRDVLLVDDVLFTGRTARAALDAVLQYGRPKTIRLAVLVDRGHREVPVHPDFVGKVIPTKHDERVVVDPSEPAVYLED